The Synergistaceae bacterium DNA segment AAATAGACATAAACAGCTCAAAGAAAAACATTCTCTGCTTAAAAAAGAAAATAAAAATCTGACTTATCTCAATGAACGGATGAACATCGCTATAGATAGCGGCGATCTTATATTATGGGAGTATGACATCGCAAAAAAAAGAATAATACAGAATAAAAGCAGCAAAGACTTTCATGGGTTAGAATCTGTCATAAAAAATGTCCCTGAAAGTTTAGTAGACAATGGCTATGTTCACCAGGAGAGCGTAGAAGAATACCTTGATATGTATGAAAAGCTGCACGAGGGAGAAAAAGAACTAGAGAAGATTTTAAAAGTTCAATCCCCCAATCGGCAAAATTATCGCTATTTAAAGATTAAATACAAGAATTTATTTGACGACGAAGGGAACCCCTATAAAGCTATAGGAACATCGGAAGACGTGTCTGATTTATATGAAATGAAAGTAGCGCATAGTTACTGGCAAAATATCATTGAAAGTTTTATGCAAAATAGCATACTGCATCTCCAATACAATCTTACGAAAAACATGATGATTACCTGCTTGAGTGAAGGCAGCGAATGTAATTTCCCGGACAAAAGCATCTTTGATGATTTTGACAAGGCAACAAATTATTTCGTCAATTATTTCGTGGCGGAAGAAGACAGAGCGAGATATTTAAGCTACGTTAACAGAGAGCGCCTAATTAAAGCTTTTTCAAACAAAAAAACTGCGGAAAAGTTGGAGTTTCGCATGTTAATCGATGAACATCCCCTATGGGTTGTTGCAATAATTTACTTAATTGAGGAACCCTATACCAAGGACATTATGCTATATATCTTTTTTTATAATATCGACAAGGAAAAAACTGCTTTTCTGCAAGCTGAAAATTATGCCAGCAAAGATGATTTAACCGGGCTTTTAAACAGAAGAAACTTTATAGCACAAGTCAACAGCTTACTTGAGCTTTATCCCGATAAAAAACACGCCTTTCTTATAGTTGATATCGATTGCTTTAAGCAGGTGAACGATACTATGGGACATCCTCTGGGGGATAGCCTCCTAATCGAAATGGCCGGTGATTTAAGATCTCTACAGCGAGAAGATGACTTGATATGCCGTCTAGGCGGAGACGAATTTATGCTCTGTTTAAAAAATATACCATCTGTTGACGTGGCAATAAAGCGTGCAGATGCCATCATATCAAGATTTAGAAAAAAAATT contains these protein-coding regions:
- a CDS encoding GGDEF domain-containing protein, which gives rise to NRHKQLKEKHSLLKKENKNLTYLNERMNIAIDSGDLILWEYDIAKKRIIQNKSSKDFHGLESVIKNVPESLVDNGYVHQESVEEYLDMYEKLHEGEKELEKILKVQSPNRQNYRYLKIKYKNLFDDEGNPYKAIGTSEDVSDLYEMKVAHSYWQNIIESFMQNSILHLQYNLTKNMMITCLSEGSECNFPDKSIFDDFDKATNYFVNYFVAEEDRARYLSYVNRERLIKAFSNKKTAEKLEFRMLIDEHPLWVVAIIYLIEEPYTKDIMLYIFFYNIDKEKTAFLQAENYASKDDLTGLLNRRNFIAQVNSLLELYPDKKHAFLIVDIDCFKQVNDTMGHPLGDSLLIEMAGDLRSLQREDDLICRLGGDEFMLCLKNIPSVDVAIKRADAIISRFRKKITDDLFSSASVGIALYPKDGSSFEEIYKKADFALYEAKKSGRDSSYVYKEE